In Struthio camelus isolate bStrCam1 chromosome 4, bStrCam1.hap1, whole genome shotgun sequence, a genomic segment contains:
- the SAP30 gene encoding histone deacetylase complex subunit SAP30, translated as MNGFAPEEAAQRGADPAALVAAVVGNAGAAVEVPPPPLPPPGLGPAAAGAGAGAGAGGGGGAGGPGAGQLCCLREEGERCGRAAGNASFSKRIQKSISQKKVKIELDKSARHLYICDFHKNLIQSVRNRRKRKGSDDDGDSPVQDIDTPEVDLYQLQVNTLRRYKRHFKLQTRPGLNKAQLVEIIGCHFRTIPVNEKDTLTYFIYSVKNDKNKPDLKMDSGVH; from the exons ATGAACGGGTTCGCCCCGGAGGAGGCGGCGCAGCGAGGGGCAGACCCCGCCGCCCTGGTCGCCGCCGTCGTGGGCAATGCGGGCGCCGCCGTggaggtgccgccgccgccgctgccgccgccggggctgggtCCGGCCGCCgcgggtgccggtgccggtgccggggcgggtggcggcggcggggcgggcggccccggggccgggcagctgtgctgcctgcGCGAGGAGGGggagcggtgcggccgggccgccggcaaCGCCAGCTTCAGCAAGCGGATCCAGAAGAGCATCTCGCAGAAGAAAGTGAAGATCGAGCTGGACAAGAGC GCAAGACATCTTTATATTTGTGACTTCCACAAAAACTTAATTCAGAGTGTGAGAaatagaaggaagaggaaaggcagTGATGATGATGGTGACTCACCGGTGCAAGACATCGACACTCCAGAG GTCGATTTATATCAGTTACAAGTAAACACACTTCGAAGGTACAAAAGACACTTCAAACTACAGACCAGACCAGGACTTAACAAAGCACAGCTTGTTGAA ATAATTGGCTGCCATTTTAGGACAATTCCAGTGAATGAAAAGGACACCTTAACGTATTTCATCTACTCGGTGAAGAATGACAAGAACAAACCAGATCTAAAGATGGATAGTGGGGTTCATTAG
- the SCRG1 gene encoding LOW QUALITY PROTEIN: scrapie-responsive protein 1 (The sequence of the model RefSeq protein was modified relative to this genomic sequence to represent the inferred CDS: inserted 1 base in 1 codon; substituted 1 base at 1 genomic stop codon), translating into MELLNGVDHCSGLVFRVELLFKLRQIEPSLFKHEESPQRAKITRKTMKYIXTFXPALVAFNTFIYTIGRTCPAQSNFLKVRGQKMKTVSALLLLSMLLGTHTVPSPRLSCYKRALRDHNCHSIPEGLANLRQIDQSLQDHFWEGRGCEIICYCNFTELLCCPKDTFFGPKISFVIPCSSQ; encoded by the exons ATGGAGCTGTTGAACGGAGTTGACCATTGCTCTGGACTGGTTTTCAGAGTAGAACTGCTATTTAAACTCAGACAGATAGAGCCCTCTCTGTTCAAGCATgaggaaag CCCTCAAAGAGCCAAGATCACCAGGAAAACAATGAAATACATCTGAACCT TCCCTGCTTTAGTAGCATTTAATACATTCATTTACACCATTGGGAGAACATGTCCAGCTCAAAGCAATTTTCTCAAGGTGAGAGGCCA AAAAATGAAGACGGTCTCAGCTCTGTTGCTGCTGAGCATGCTCCTGGGTACCCACACAGTGCCTTCCCCTCGGCTCTCTTGTTACAAGAGGGCCCTAAGAGACCACAACTGTCACAGCATCCCTGAAGGTCTGGCTAATCTGCGACAAATCGATCAGAGTCTGCAAGATCACTTTTGGGAAGGGAGGGGCTGTGAGATCATCTGTTACTGCAACTTTACTGAATTACTCTGCTGCCCAAA AGATACTTTCTTTGGACCAAAGATCTCTTTTGTGATTCCCTGCAGCAGTCAGTGA